The following DNA comes from Thermofilaceae archaeon.
TCCGGGGATGTAGCTGTGCGGCCTCACGTAGCCCCTCTCAGTCCTCCTCGCCGTGACGATGGCGGGGCTCTTCAGCACCAGCCTAGCCTCGTAGAGCCTCACGGGCCCACCACCCCCACCCAGAGCCAGGATCTGAGCTCCGAGAGCAGCTGCCTCCACTCCTCGCCCACCAGGGCGTCGAGGAGGCCCTCGTCCTCCAGCCTCGCGTCCACCATCGACCGCCTCCCGAACCTCCCGGTCCGCAGCTCGGCTACGGCAAGGAGGAGGAGGGGCAGCAGATCCCTCCCCTCGCCGATCAGCCTCAACTCCCCCTTGAACTCCACACCGGGCGGTAGGTGCTCCATCGAGTACAGCTTACCCCGCTCAGCCGTTAGCGTCCTATCGTTCAGCGAGACCCTCCAGATCACCTCCGTGGCCGCTTCACCCACCAGCTTGAAGTCGCTGACATGCAGGAGCGCACCTTCTCCGCCCGGCCAGCCGAAGAGCTCGCAAACCGAGCAGGCGCGCCCCATCGCCCTGTGCGCTTCAGCGATCCTCGAGGGCTCCACCTCACCGCAGCTGGTGAAGCCGTAGTGGGCGGCGACCCTGCTGGCTGAGCTGCGCAGCGCCCCCTTCACGCTGCTCCCCGGAATGTACAGCTCGTAGCGGTCTCCGACCAGCTTCCTGGCGTGCACCACGTCGGCCCCCATCACCTCGGGGATGCCCCAGCCGACGGTCAGCAGCGTTACAGACCTGAACCTCATGCCGATCCTGATCATCGCGCACCACCCCCGGCGAGCTTGATCATGTTGATCACGTCGGCGAGCGGAGCCACACCGCCCCCCGGCCGGTCGAGCAGCGTCCTGCCTATCAGCTTGGCTAGCGCCCCGTAAGCCTCAGCGAGCTCCTCGCCCACCTCCCTGGACTGCTGCCTGAGAGCGTAGATGTACAGCTTCTCCCTCCAGTACTGGGAGTCGAGCACCTGGCCCCAAGCCCGCATAACAGCGTTCCGCAGCGCCCTCAGCCTCGCCCGCTCTTCTCGACCCAGCACTTCGCCCTCCGGCCTCGAGGCGAGGTAGGCCCTCCCTAGTGCCAGCTTGTGGAGCTCGAAGCTGCGGGGGTTGCTCCAACCAGCCAGCTCGAAGACCGTGCTGAAGAGCGTCTCCCACGCCTCCGGCTGCTTCCCGGGTCTGACGTCGATGAGGTACGGCTGCGCGCTGTCCGCGCGCCTCTCGAGCCTCCTCCTGGCGATCTCGGCGGCGCTTAACCCCATGGCTGCTTCACAGAACCTGTCGGAGATGTAGCACAGCCGCTCAACGGCGCTGCTGCCGGAGGGTGAGCCAGACTCGTAGATGTCGAACACGAGGGCGCCGACCTGGCCGCTGGCACCGCCCATCTTCTTTACACAGTCCTTCGCGGCACGGAGGAGCTCGCCCGCGCAATCGATGAGCGACCAGACGCTCATCGCGACCGGCCCCGCGGCGACCGCCACCGAGAGGCCTCGGGCGAGGCCGAGCTGCCTGCAGAACTCCTCGGCGATGTAGTGGGCCAGGATCGGCGCAGCCCACGAGGGGGCGAGGATCAGGCCGTCGTCGCCGCCCATGTAGATGGTCCCCAGGTAGACCTGCGAGACGGCCTTCTCAGCCTCGTCGCTGCCGGCCACCTCCCTCACCCCCTGGTAGAGCGCCTCGAGCGCCCTGAGGTAGGCCCTCTTGATCGCTACGTCTATGCGGAAGCTCCTCTCGACGGCGTCGGTGAACGAGATGGCCTCGAGCATGAAGGACCCCATCATGTTCCCATCGAACTTCACCACGGCGTAGTTCCTCTTCTGCACCCCCTTCTCCAGCTCCTCGAAATCGTGGCCGGCGATGATCTCCATGATCCTCTTCGAAGCGTCACCCCACCCCCTATCGAACGCCTCGCTCGGGCTGAAGCGTCGCCCGGCCACCTGGATTTGCGACTCCCACTTAGCCCTGAAGTGGAACTCGGAGCCCAGCTTGTAGAGCCTCGCGCAGGTTTCGCAGGTGTCGACCGGCCCCTCCGGCGTCTCCGCCTTCTGCACCGCCGGCGCGCTGTAGCAGAGTCGGCAGAGCCTCTCAACCGGTTGCGCGCTCAAACCGCCCAGCTCGACGCTGTGCTTCTTCAGCGACATAGCTTGGGCCAGTAGGTCGGCAGCTAAGGCGTAGCTGCTCGTGAAGGGTTGCCTCACGCAGTAGATCCTGACGCCTCCCACGAGCCTCTCATACCCTCCGACGAGCTGCTCGACGCGCTCGGCCAAGCTCTCGGGGAGCAGCATCAGCAGGGTGCCGCCGCCCGAGTAGATCACGGCCTCTGGCGGGAGGCGCACGCCTTTGGTTCTGAGGTACATCGGGAGGTGGGCGTGGACGATGAGGTCGATCAGGTAGCTCGCCGCCGAGACAACCCTGATCTCCTGGCTCCTGTAGATGAACTCCTGCACGGAGCCGATATCGATCAGGACGAGCGAGAGCCCCGCGGGCGCAGCACCTTCGCGCCCCACCAGCTCCTCCCTGCCCAGCGCGGCAACCTTCTCGAGGAACTCCTGCGTGAGCTCCCTAACGGGGTCCTCGAGAGCGACGCCCTCCCTCCTCAGCAGCTCGATACTCCTGTAAGCCCTCCGCCAGAACTCCCAGTCGTCCCTTGAGACCCCGAGTAGCTTCTCCATCCTGGCCAGCTTCTCCCCGAGCAGCTTATCCACAAGCTCCGCCAAGCGGTCGGCGGCCGCTGCCAGCCGGTCGGCCTGGTTCAAGCTGCTCGCGGCGATGTGGTGCTCCCTGACGAGCCTAGCGATCGCCTCCACCTCGTCGTTGGGGAGCAGGCCGCCCAGGAGTTTGCGCGCGAGATCCTCTGACGCTTCGTAGTGCCTCTCTGGGTCCACAGCCTTACCGAGGTCGTGCAGAAGGGCGGCCAGCCTCACCCTCGCCTGCTGGAGCTCGTCAGCCCCGCGGAGGTGCTCGAGGGCCCAAGCCAAGGCCGATGTGAGGAGGGAGTGCGCCACGAGGCTCGAGGTGTTGAAGCCCGGCCTCGTGTCGGCGGGGAACTTCAGCCAAAGCCCGAGAACCAGCTCCGAGGTTCTCTCCTCGAAGAGCTCCTCGATCTGCCTGAAGTCCGCGCTCCGCAGGTTCGCCACGTACTCGGCGAAGATGTAGGGGTTCTCCACCGCCTCTTTAACGGCCCTCCTCTCCATGAGGCCCTCGGGCAGGAGCAGGTAGAGTGCGTTAGCCTTCAGCGGCGTCGGGGCCACGGGGGAGGCCTCCATGATGAGAGGCGACCTCAGCAGGAGCACAATCGCGTCCGCCGTCTTCCAGAGCAGCTCCCGCTCGCTCACCCCCGCCCGGCGCCAGGCGCCGACGAGGCGCTCCAGCAGGGTTCTCAGCAGGGATAGGAGCTCCTCGAACTCCCTACGGTCGCCGTCGGTGACACGCCTCACGCTGACCGGCTGGTCCCTCTCCCACACTGGGACGCGCAGCCCCCTGTACACCGGGTAGGGCTCCCTAAACTCAAGCTTCAAGATGCTCAAGCGCCCCCACCTCGTCCACGTCCAGGAGCTCGCCCCCGTACGTGGTTCTAACCAGCTTCACCAGCCCGGCGACCAATCTGCCCAGCACCTCGCCCTCAGCGCCGCCCCCAGGGGGTATCTCGAGCCCATCCACCTTCAAGGGTTGGGAGAAGGGGGCCAGCTCCAGCTTCTGCAGCTCGTACCTCACAACCCCAAAGACGTGGGGTAGATCACGCCTGTACTTCAGCTTGCCGAGCAGGACGGGCTTGCCAACCCTTGAGTCCCTCAGCCCCATCCCGTAGAGGAGGAGCCCGAGCTCCACCGGCTCAAGGCTTCTGAACGTTACCGAGCCCTTGAACACGCTCCCCGGCTTAACCGCCTCCAGCTTTTCACCCGTGGGCAGGTTCAGCCTCTCCGTCTCAACCCTCTCGCCAACGAAGTCGCTGAAGCTGACGAGCCCCTGCAGCCCTGCGGTCCCGAAGAGGTCGCAGAGCAGGCAGACCTCGCACTCCTCCCAACCCCCGGTGCAGTCGCACGGGGACCCCCGTTCCTCCCTCAAGGACTCCTCCCAGATCCTGTAGTGCCTCCAGCCCTGCTGGCCCCTAGCGGGGGGCCTGCCCGCTCCGCTAGCCCTGATGAAGCAGGACCTGAACCCCTCCCTTCCCCGCGCGAAGCTGAGCTCCAGCCTGCTCCTCACGTTCCCCTTCACGCTGCTGGCCGGTACAACGAGGCCTCGGGCGGTGGCCGAGAACGGCTGGTGGTCCAGCGAGATTGCCTTACTTAGCTCCGCGACCACAGCCTCCAGCTCCCTCCTCACCCGAGCTTGGCGGGCCTTGGCGAGCAGCCGCTCCTCAATCGCGAGCCTCAGGAAGCCCGAGCCGACGTAGAGGTAGCTGTCGACCTCGTCCCCCACCCCCCTCGAGCAGGTCCTCAACGCCAGTTGCAGCCTGCCCGCCAACCCCTCCAGGCGGCTCCTATCCTTCGGCTTGCGCCTCACAACGCTAAGCGAGGGCTGCACGGTCCCACACCTCCTCCAGCTTCGATAGCGCGCGCCAAGCGTTGTCACCCGACGCCTTCAACCACCCATCGTACCGCTGGGCTAGGCCCGCCAAGTCGACCTCAACGTCCCTCTCGTCCACGGCCAGGAGCTTCGTGCCGCTGACCGTGCCGCCGGTGACCGAGAAGGAGAGGTTCTCGACCCGAACCTCACCGAAGCCTCTCGTCTTGAACCCGCCGACCCTCACCCAACCCTCGTGAAGCATCTTGAGGATCTTGGCCAGGAGGCCGAGCGCGTAGTTCGGGAGGTTCGTAGCCCTCACCGTGAGCTTGAACCTGGCGCCGGGCTCGACGAACTCGACCTGGTAGAGAGCACCACGGTACACGGCGCCCGTCCTCCTGTCGATCGCGATCCCCGTCCTAACCCCGAGGGGGACCTCGAGCAGCTGCCCCTTCTCGTCGAGCGGGTAAGCGTCGCTGAACTCCACGTGCCCGGTGAAGGAGGGGGCGCCGAACATCTTGCAGAGGAGGCACGCGTCCTCGTGGAAAACCCTGAAGGCCCCGGGCTCATCCCCCTCCCTCTGCCTCTCCTGGATAAATTTCAGCAGGCTGGTTCCGTACTTCGGGCTCTCCCAGTCCATGCACGTATCCCCGCTCAACCCGCTGCAGACGGTCAACCCCTTGGCCCTCGCCAGCTGGATGGCGGTGCTCCTGAAGACCCCCTTCAGGCTGCTCCCCGGGATGTAGGGGACGCTCCTACCGCCCAGGTGGATCCTTATGACGGCCAGGTCGACTGCGCTGCCAAGCGGCGGCTCCCTGCCTGTTCCGACGCGGAGGGGGGTCTCGTTGACCAGCCAGCCCTCGATCACGGCGAGGCGGAGCAGCAGCCTGTGCGAGCTCCAGGGCACCGGCTGGCTCATCGGCCACCACCCCCGATAGCCCCCCTAAGGGTCACTTCGAGCCTACCGTCCCTGATCTCGTAGACCCTGTACTCCCCCTTTACGAGCTTCAGGAGCCCGTAGCCGATCGTCTTCCTGGCCCCAACTTGCACCATCCCCTGCTGCAAGAAATCGAGGAGCTGCCTGAGCAGCCGACCCCTCTCCTCCTCGGGCTCGGGGAAGAGCTTGATGTTGATGACGTCCATCCTGAACGCCCACTCAACGCCGGGGGCTACCTGCTCCTCCGTGTACAGGATCCCAGGCTTCACCCCCCTAAAGTCCCTGCTGATCCCCACACCCGTCTTAACGAATAGCGGGGGCTCACCCACGGGATAGGCGTCGTAGACCTTCACGTGCCCCGCCAGGTAGGTGTTACCGAAAATCCCGCAGATAACGCAGAAATCCAAGCTATCCTTTTCCTTTTCTATCGCTACCCAGTCCCAGGGGTCGTGGATGCTGTAGCCTTGAGCCCTGGCGATGGACTCGGCGAGGCTCCTCAGCGAGCCCTTGAGGCTGCTTCCCGGGATGTAGGGCACGCTCCTACCTCTGATGCTTATTCTGAGAGGCGCAATGTCAACCGCGCTGCCGAGCGGTGGCTCCCTGCCGACTCCCACGCGCAGAGGAGTCTCGTTGACCAGAAGGCCCTCAACCACTGTGAGCAGCTTAAGCTTGTCAAAGTCCCTGTAGTCGGGCAAGGGCTTCACCGGCCCGCTAGCCGCCTGAGCAGCTCCTCGAGCGTCGCCTGCTCCGGCCTCAACCCCCTCGGCGGCGCGGTTATCGCCTCGTAAACCCACTTCGCGAAACCCAGCATCTTCCTGGCATGCTCCTTTCCAGCATTCTTCTCGTATAAGTCTAGCATCGCTTGGTTCACGATCCTAGCCATCGTCCTCCCTGTGCCAAGCCTCTCAGCCTGCCTGAGCGCGAAGGCCGCTGTGGCGAGAAGCGCCTCCCTGCTCTCGACTGAATCGAGTGAAGCGATAAGGTTCTCAAGCTGAGCCGAACGAACGTTCTCAAGCCTCGCCGCCAAACCTACACGAGCCCCCCAGTCGAGAAGAAGCTTCTCATCAATAACGGTTTTCTGAGGGGTGCTCACGAAAGAATACTGCGGGAATCTATTATATAAATTCAACGCCATTCTTCTTTTAGATAGAGTTCATGATGACAGAGCCCTTCACAGCGAAGTTCTTCTATGAACTTTCACGGATAATCTTAGATTTTTGATTTTTAGGTGGAAAATACAGTGAGTACGCCGGGAAAGACAAACCGTTCCCTAGGATCTACCGATGAGCTCTCAGCTCCAGAAATTCTATGGGTATTCTTCCAGAAGAGGAGAAAGGCTTAAAAAAGAATTGATTCTTGACGCCGAGGGGGGCGCTAAAGGGGGTTTCCCGGGACCACGATGTGGCATATATTCAGTTAGAGGAGCCGTATAGGCTCGTGAATGTATCGGGGGAGTTCGTGAATTGGCGTTAGTACCCGCTCCGAAATTTATCAGCGTCGGGTCGCGCGCTACCCCGGTTTTCCGGGATGGTGCGGGCGGAGCACGGCTGGGAGTTCTTCATCCTACGTTAGTATAGCTCCGTCAGACTGCTCTGAGGAGTTTGACCTGGATTTGAGGGAGAGGGAGGACCGTCTCCTTTAGTTCCTCGCGCTCCCTTGTTCAGTGAGAAGATCCCAGCTGAAATGGTTAAGTGAGCGTTTAGAGAGTCTGTCAGAAAGGTGTAGCCTGCTCGGGAGTTCTCCAACTGCGAAGAAACTATGCGTGTCGTAGGAGCATTACAGCACCTTCAAACCCAGTGTCGATGGAAAGCTCCAGCTCAATGCTTTCAACCAGCAGGTTGAGCAACTTCAGCTTGAGTACCGGGTACTCGTGCACCAGTCCCTTAGCGTAGCTCCAGCAGCTTATGGGCTTATAGAGCCTCCCCACCATTCGAGCACCTCTGCGATGTCCTCGCCGATCTTTGCCGCTAAGGCGTGCCTCGGCCTCTCCTCAAACTCTCTGAGCGCCGCGATAACTTCGTTAAGCGACGCGTTGACTCCGACGAGTTGGCCGTGGGCGAAGACAGCGTACTTTCCTCTATGCTCCTTCAAGAGCTTCTGCTTCTCCCTAACGTACGCCGCGTTGTTGGCATCCGGCTCAGCCCAAGCGGGTTTCTGCGAGAGCCATAGCTCTATAGCTTCCTCCAAGGCTTGAGAGAGCGTTAACCCCTTCTTAATGGCTTCAGCTTTAAATCCTCGAAGCTTTTTCTCGTCAATCTTCCTAATCACTAGGGTCATGGACTTCACCTAGGTGAACTATGATAGAAAGCCTTGTTGCTCGACAACACAAAAGGAGCTGTTTCCGCTAGTTGCTTAGCGCGAAGTTAGTCGATTACAGTGGAGAGGGGTTGCTCGATGTGCTCAGATTAGGGTTGGCATGACGCTACCGTGTCCGCACGCACAATCTTAGAAAGGGTTTTCGAGCTCGAGAAGGGTGGGTGACACGAGATGCCTGGAAGCCTTTGCGAGACTCGGCATCCTCAGCGACTGGGTACACGCGGAATTGAGGCTGAACAACTCGTCTTAAGCTTCTGTCAGAGGAGGAACTCGAGCCCCCTATAGACCTGCATAGCATAAAGTCGATGGTTATAGCAATTATGATTCAAGTCAGCAGGAGGATGCGGCGGCTTCTAGACGTTTTGAAGAAGAGGTTGTCCGCGAGAAGCTGCGACGAGGTTCTGCAGAAACTCTTAGCCGAGAAGATGGGTGTTCCAACCACAATGTTTGGCTCAAACCCTAAACTGTCCAGCCTTTGGAGAGGAGGACGAGGTAGAGTATGTGTTACGAGTACGTGATCAGCGCGTACGCTCGGTTAGAGTGCTTAAGAGGTTCGAGGGCAGGGGGGTGGCAGGACGATACATCGAGAAGGAGGGCTCAGCTACATCAACAGTGGTTATCGCAGAGCTGGACGGGGAGCTGCTCAAGGTGGTTGAGAGGGGGAGGCGATTGAGGGTTGGAAAGCTAAGCTGGAGTTCGTCAGGGCTGCCACCGATGTTGCGGATTCGTCGTTCGACGTCTCCGTGCTCGCAGGCAAGATAGACGTTGAGAGAAAAAGGAGGGTAGTGAACTGGGGGTAGCCGGCCCTACCATACCGGCAATAGCCTGGGCGTCTAACGCAAAGGTTGTTACTAGGGATGAGCATTTTCGCAGACCAGATAGACGAAGTTGTAATGGTAGGATAGCGAGCACTTAGAGCGCTCACCCCGATTACCGCAGGGTTCTCGTCCTGCAGCTTTACTCCCCGGTGGACAGGGAAGTTGGGCAGAAACGGTGGCGCAAAGCGAAGCACTCTAGATCACTCCTGTGATTCTTTCGGGTGAGCGTCGAAGGCCTAGTGGCGGAATCACGCTTCATCTATTCTCTGCTGCGTGAATGGGGGTAGCGAGTTTCGCGTGAGGGGCTGCAGTGTAGCTTGCCCGCGGCTCGCAATGCCAGTGATGAAAGTGGCGGTTGACGTGGTTAGATACGCTTATATGCTCAAAAGA
Coding sequences within:
- a CDS encoding RAMP superfamily CRISPR-associated protein, with product MIRIGMRFRSVTLLTVGWGIPEVMGADVVHARKLVGDRYELYIPGSSVKGALRSSASRVAAHYGFTSCGEVEPSRIAEAHRAMGRACSVCELFGWPGGEGALLHVSDFKLVGEAATEVIWRVSLNDRTLTAERGKLYSMEHLPPGVEFKGELRLIGEGRDLLPLLLLAVAELRTGRFGRRSMVDARLEDEGLLDALVGEEWRQLLSELRSWLWVGVVGP
- a CDS encoding HD domain-containing protein, which gives rise to MSILKLEFREPYPVYRGLRVPVWERDQPVSVRRVTDGDRREFEELLSLLRTLLERLVGAWRRAGVSERELLWKTADAIVLLLRSPLIMEASPVAPTPLKANALYLLLPEGLMERRAVKEAVENPYIFAEYVANLRSADFRQIEELFEERTSELVLGLWLKFPADTRPGFNTSSLVAHSLLTSALAWALEHLRGADELQQARVRLAALLHDLGKAVDPERHYEASEDLARKLLGGLLPNDEVEAIARLVREHHIAASSLNQADRLAAAADRLAELVDKLLGEKLARMEKLLGVSRDDWEFWRRAYRSIELLRREGVALEDPVRELTQEFLEKVAALGREELVGREGAAPAGLSLVLIDIGSVQEFIYRSQEIRVVSAASYLIDLIVHAHLPMYLRTKGVRLPPEAVIYSGGGTLLMLLPESLAERVEQLVGGYERLVGGVRIYCVRQPFTSSYALAADLLAQAMSLKKHSVELGGLSAQPVERLCRLCYSAPAVQKAETPEGPVDTCETCARLYKLGSEFHFRAKWESQIQVAGRRFSPSEAFDRGWGDASKRIMEIIAGHDFEELEKGVQKRNYAVVKFDGNMMGSFMLEAISFTDAVERSFRIDVAIKRAYLRALEALYQGVREVAGSDEAEKAVSQVYLGTIYMGGDDGLILAPSWAAPILAHYIAEEFCRQLGLARGLSVAVAAGPVAMSVWSLIDCAGELLRAAKDCVKKMGGASGQVGALVFDIYESGSPSGSSAVERLCYISDRFCEAAMGLSAAEIARRRLERRADSAQPYLIDVRPGKQPEAWETLFSTVFELAGWSNPRSFELHKLALGRAYLASRPEGEVLGREERARLRALRNAVMRAWGQVLDSQYWREKLYIYALRQQSREVGEELAEAYGALAKLIGRTLLDRPGGGVAPLADVINMIKLAGGGAR
- a CDS encoding RAMP superfamily CRISPR-associated protein, coding for MQPSLSVVRRKPKDRSRLEGLAGRLQLALRTCSRGVGDEVDSYLYVGSGFLRLAIEERLLAKARQARVRRELEAVVAELSKAISLDHQPFSATARGLVVPASSVKGNVRSRLELSFARGREGFRSCFIRASGAGRPPARGQQGWRHYRIWEESLREERGSPCDCTGGWEECEVCLLCDLFGTAGLQGLVSFSDFVGERVETERLNLPTGEKLEAVKPGSVFKGSVTFRSLEPVELGLLLYGMGLRDSRVGKPVLLGKLKYRRDLPHVFGVVRYELQKLELAPFSQPLKVDGLEIPPGGGAEGEVLGRLVAGLVKLVRTTYGGELLDVDEVGALEHLEA
- the csx7 gene encoding CRISPR-associated RAMP protein Csx7, which translates into the protein MSQPVPWSSHRLLLRLAVIEGWLVNETPLRVGTGREPPLGSAVDLAVIRIHLGGRSVPYIPGSSLKGVFRSTAIQLARAKGLTVCSGLSGDTCMDWESPKYGTSLLKFIQERQREGDEPGAFRVFHEDACLLCKMFGAPSFTGHVEFSDAYPLDEKGQLLEVPLGVRTGIAIDRRTGAVYRGALYQVEFVEPGARFKLTVRATNLPNYALGLLAKILKMLHEGWVRVGGFKTRGFGEVRVENLSFSVTGGTVSGTKLLAVDERDVEVDLAGLAQRYDGWLKASGDNAWRALSKLEEVWDRAALA
- a CDS encoding RAMP superfamily CRISPR-associated protein, whose protein sequence is MKPLPDYRDFDKLKLLTVVEGLLVNETPLRVGVGREPPLGSAVDIAPLRISIRGRSVPYIPGSSLKGSLRSLAESIARAQGYSIHDPWDWVAIEKEKDSLDFCVICGIFGNTYLAGHVKVYDAYPVGEPPLFVKTGVGISRDFRGVKPGILYTEEQVAPGVEWAFRMDVINIKLFPEPEEERGRLLRQLLDFLQQGMVQVGARKTIGYGLLKLVKGEYRVYEIRDGRLEVTLRGAIGGGGR